Below is a window of Anas platyrhynchos isolate ZD024472 breed Pekin duck chromosome 13, IASCAAS_PekinDuck_T2T, whole genome shotgun sequence DNA.
TGTTGTGGAGATACAAGATAATAATAtaatctgaaatgttttataGCAAAATCACAATGctcaaagcaaaaagcagctggCTCACAACCTCTTTGCACTGGCACTGCACACAGCGGGTTCGTCAGCCTGACACTGCTTAGTACCGGCACCTTAGCCGTACCTCAGAAACGCTCACTGTTTCTGTGCTGCCAGCAATACCTTACCTTGCGTGTTTCGTTTATGTACAGATTTATAGGAACCGTTTTTTCCCTCCGTTTCATTCTTCATGGATAAAACTTCAGGATGGGGTATCTTACTATCTAAAACAAACGGGAATTACAATTCATGTGTGAGAACTAGACGGCTTACAAATCCTTATCTAACATTTACACACATTCAATTAGCCACAGCCATTATATAGGAAGTACACAGGCAGCAGATCAGCATAAAATACGAATTTTGCATAACTCAGTAATGTCaaataataatcacagaatcataaaataatttggAGGGGACCTTAatgatcatctaattccaatcccCTGCTGTGGACAAGGAcactcccaccagaccaggttgcccaaagccccatccagcctggcctcaaACATTGCCAGGGacggggcagccacagcttctatGGGTAGCCCgtgccagtgcctcagcactctaagaatttttttccttatatctaatctaaactaaaaaaaaaaaaaaaaaggttaaagccattactccttgtcctatcaccacaTTCCCTGATAAAGAATCCCTCTCCAACTTTCTTTTAggtcccctttaggtactgaaacACTATAATACTATCTAGTTAATATAGTAACTATAATGCTATAGCTAAGAGCTGTGATGCAAGCAGAATTGCTCCCTAAAATAcattagaaaatgtaaaaatgtagaaaaaaagccTTGGAGGGTTACTAAGACAACTGAGTGTGTTTTTCAAACAAATAGGCATACTGAATGTTGTTACCAGAATGAAtaggtggtggtggggaataACTGTTAATCTTTTAAGgctactgtatttatttttgtttggttttggaagTTCATACTGCCCACAGTTTCAGACTGAATACTGTAGCTGAAGGGTAATGTctcagatttttcattttgttttctgtaagcATTAGCTGATGATACCCAAATTTTGTTGgctgctaaaaacaaacaaacaaaaaaaaaaccacactatttttgtttcatattaTAGCAATATtcaaacatatttcattttcctaagTTTTACGCAATGAATTTAAAGATGCAATTTTGTGAGAATTACTGCTGTATACGTAGAAGAGGAAATGAGTAACCGGTTTCATCTGTTTCTTTCAATGTGGCTAAATACataccatttaaaataaaatgccaaaaaTGGTCTGTTTATTAAAGCCAGAATTGcagtaatacaaaaaaaaagcattagttGCCTAGCAGACGTTTTCAAGAAATAGGCAAAttatttcctgttctttcttcaGTGACAAAGGCAGATAACAATTTGGGTATTTTAGTTCATCCCATAATAAATGAAAGTTTTTCATCACAGCCAACAGATACTTCATCACCGATATCCTGGCATCTGGTACACTGCCATTTACCAAGATGTGAATTCAATTGATCTTCATGCAAATTTCAGTCAAAGCTTAAGGTCAAttgctataaaaacaaaataaatttaagcaAAATCAAACTaagagaaatactttttttcccttgagcaCTCTTAATGAAACCACTCAGTTACATAGTACAAAAAGCTTTACGTAAAGCAGAATGTTCATACGCAGCTAAAAACGTTGCAAGCTATATAGGGGTTTACCTTCTTTGATAGAAGCAGCCTGGGCAAACAACTTTCTTGAAGAAGATGGTCTAGTAGATGTGTCAGCGCCGAAAGACTCTTTTGTAGGAAAAGATCTTCTTCCAGACTGTGGAGAACATCCTTCTGATTTCACTTGGATTGCAGAATTCTTTTTAgggctatttaaaaaaataaaaaagcaagaggaaaaattaCCCCCCAAATCAACTTTGATGGATCAATATCtctttcagaagtattttattaaatagtAAAGAAAGATCTATTTAATAGTGTTTGTAGCATTGATGTTTTAGATGTATTTCACTATCCACTCTTTGTAAGCAAGTCTTTTAAAGCAAATTCCACAGGGgtcaaacttttttttggatgtattttttcaagaaaacagaactaaGAGTtacatgaagaaagaaaacctctGTAGTACTTCAAGTATATGTATTATAAAAGGCAACACAAATTCATTTTCCAAAACTCATACCTTGGTGTTAAAACTGTTTGAGTAACATGTTTGTTTCTCTCACAGTTCTGAAGTCGCGTTCTTAGTTCATTCATTTCTGCATCTTTGAACTGCAACTCTGACTGCAAGGACAGTATCTGAAAGGGGAATTCAAGAGACAGTTTTACTGTTACAGATACATGAGCGGTGCTATAACTGCAAAGCAACTCAAATTACTGTAAGATTTCAAGATTACCATCTACTTACTGTGATCTCTGCACAAGATCTCCATTTTTATGTATCCTAATCCAATTAATACTATGTTAGAACCAAGTGTCAAAATTCAGGCAAGAAACGTATGACTTGGTAAGACCAAGTGCCACGCAGAGTATGACTACAGTGAGGCCATTAACAGCAGAGTAAACAGCACAAAAGCAGCCACTGTCCTCTTCAGGGGCTTTCAGAAAGATGACTGCAACAGGAATAGCAATCTGATCAGAGTCATACAGCATATTCTgtctattttttccatttaacaATACATTCCAATTGTAATTTTCTGGGGACtgtttaagaaaacattaaataatcaaaaaatTCTACCATTTTAACTTTGTTCTTTTATGCTGGCAGAAGAAACCTACCAGCAAGTTCTTACATGTGTTTTCTTCTagataacaaaataaaagcatacaTGATTTAGAAGTTTCACACAAATCTTCTTCCTTTGACTAAATGGACTATAATATCATTTAAGTCATAAAACTAGCTTCCACCTGTGATGTGAAGGTAACTGTTATAGTTACAAACCTTTTTGGagaactctttttctttttcctttaggGTCTGAGATTTTTGCTGTTCCAACAGCATGTAtgattttttctgttcctccaTAGCACACTCCATCTGCTGCATTGAGTCGCgcaaaattttaatttctccatttttagTTAGAATTTCATCCTGCATTTCTTTCAGCTGCGAAGAGATGAATTCCATTAAACGATGTATTTGTATCATTATCTATGTGGTCGAAGATTAAACGTGCTTATACTTTCTAGAGAGAAAAATGCTTCTCTAAACCAGTTTAGAAAGTCTGCAATATAGTttctaatcttttatttttttttcctaattaagtGTTTTCTCTAACAGAATTATAAAGTGACAGCAAAGGTATATGTCAATGTTCTATCCTGGTATCTGTCAGAGACCATTCTTTCACCTCCTCTATGTTTATGCTATTTCTTTGACAAGTACTCTAGTCGCACACAACAAAAACTTATTAAAATGTTGGGATGTAACAATGATAATTTAACCACAGTATCTCATCAAGCACAGCAGCCAACAACAACGCTGTCCTCGGACAAGTTACCACCCCCAGACAGTATGTTCATGACACGTATAGCCTCGATTACTCTGAACAGCCATCACTGCTCAGAGACAAGACTGGAGAGAGAACAGAATGGGTTATTCAGAAAAGAATTGAGAAAAAAGTATAAAGACACCTCTATATCAGGATGTAAAATGATATTTTACCCTCACGTGGTGTACAGGCAGGGTCTTCCCAATAaaggaggaaacaaaagaaGTGGAAGAGAGGTAAGGATGGTGACAGAACTGTAAATAGCGTAGGACCCTTCCATATGGGAGAAAGCACAACTGCGAGGAAACAAAGATCTATTGAAGCGGAACCGCTATGCAGAAATTATTGCTATTTGCTGCCTCTCTCAGTAGTCAAGCCCCATCTGCTAGAACCACACATGACCTTCAAAGCCAAATCAAAGAAGACATTTTCTGACACAACGTGTTGTTAAGCTGCTGACCGCTTTGACGCTAAGAGCTATCAAAAACCAGCCACCTggtcattttaaaaaacagactgAAGGATATCACACTACCTCTGGTAGCAGTTTCTGTGTGAAGTTTTACCAGAGACTAAAAGAAAATGGTAAAACATTTGCACAACCCTGCTCAGATCTGATGTTTGAGCTGCTGGACGGGGCGCGTCCCTGCACTCCCTGCATCTCTTTCCTGTTCCCACGCGGCATCCCCGGGAGGTACCGCAGCCACCTCCGTGCCCGCCGCCGCCCACCTTGTGCCGGATCTCTTCGTGCTGTGTCTGCAGCACCTCGTAGCGGAACGCGTCCCTCGGCAGCCCGGTATCCGCGCCGCCCCCTGCTGAGGAAAGAGCCCGGCGGGCCGTgaggctcggctcggctcggctcgccCCAGCACCCCCCGCTCCCCTCACACCGACCTGCGGGCTCctgccccgcagccctgccccgcggcccggcccggccgccccaGCCGCGCCCCGCGTCCTGCGACAGCGCCTGCGAGGCGAGCGTCTCGATCTCCTCCAGCTCGTCCGCCGTGAAGTCGTCGCCGTCCCCGAACGGGTCCTCCGGCGCctcgccgccgcccgccgccggccccTTGGGGCGCTTGTGAGGCGGGACGCCGTTGCCCAGCGGCGCGGCCGGAGCGGGGCCCCGCACCCAGCCCGCCCCGCACAGCGCGGGGCCGCTGCGCTTCCGCGGCCCGGGCGCCGCCATAGCGGCCGGCGCCGAGCTCTGAGGGGACGGGGCGCGGAgcccgccgcgccgcccggcAGCCAATCAGCGGCCGGCAGCCCGCCCGCCCGGCCAATGGGGGCCGCCGCGGTGACGTCACGGCAGCTCGCGTCACCGCCCCCTCGCTGTGGTAAAtcccccgcggccgccgcctccTGGCCCTTTGGGGCCTTTCCCACAGAAATTGGGGTCCCAACCgccttattttcacttttttttttttttaaatttttttttattttgttttgttctctaatAAAGCAGAGCCGGTAGCGGGTCATAATATCGGGAAAGGGCTCTGTCTGCGAAAAATCTGTGGTaaaagcctgctgctgggctACCGGCAGCAGTGGGCTGCTGTACTCGCACCTCAGTCTGTCCGTAAAATGTCCCTAAATTGGGCTGCAAAACCGCCTTTCCAGCTGCTGTCTGCTCCAGGTAACCCAGGTGGGCGTAGGGCCACCAATATGCTGCCAAACCCTGCCGAGCAGGCCGTGGCCTCGCAGCGTtaggctctgcaggaggctcAGTGACAGCCCCGGTGCTAGGGAGCCCTGGTGACCCTCACACGAGGCCCgcggtgctgctggcagcacatcTCAGCTTCCACAGGAGAAATCTGATTGCTTTTGTTCGTTTCTCTGCTGCCCTTCGCATGCAGTGCACTGAAATCACTGCTGGAGCACAATGTGTTTTATTCATCGTTCGTGCATAAACAGTGAGAGCCTGGGACCAGCTATAAAGGCCAAAAGAAAGGCAGCCTGAGCGGTGCTCTCAGCTGGCCCAGCTCCTGCACTAACCTGGTCACAGGTGAGCCCTTAGGATTCAGGCAGCTGCAGCTACTTAGCACAAGGGGGAGTGGTTGTAAAGAGAAGGTTTGCATCATTTTACCGGTGGGGTATAGGTGTAAGTCTTCTTATAAAAAGATATACCTTGTTAATTAACTTATTAGGTGGAGGAGACTGTGGAAAGTCTTGGCATTTACTTCATTGAATGTGTCCTTTGGAAATACTATTTGTGTCTGTAGTGGGAATGTTAGCGTCATGTTTGGCTCTGTAGTGTGGTGATAAAGGCACTTACTGTTTGTAAGAGTGTTTTTACTGGGTTATGTTTAATGAGAGATGCTTCAAATAGATGgtgtaaaacaaaaacttattgCGTTAGTTAAAACCTTCTTGTAGAGGGTCTAGGTTTCTGTGTCAGTCACTCTAGAAAGGCAGACTGAGAACTGTAAGCAAAAAGGATCTTGACTAAGATTTTACTTGgtctttgtatttttcattttatgattattttatatGATAACAGACTGGGCTAGCGCTATTGTTAGttattgtttttacttttaatagTGATGATGTATGGCTGATACAGCTTCATCCCCCCCCGCTAAagttgaggaaaaaatagaGTAGAAAACTtgcatatacttttttttttctttttaataagatGTAGCAAGATATTGACTGTCTTTCTCCATTCCAGATGTTTCTGCTGAAGAGAACTGACTTTGCAGGTGAACAGAGTAACAGCAAAGGTAAGTCTCAATTTATAAGCTAAAAAAACCTCTCTGTGGAAGAAAAGGATATACATAGTAGTGGTAATTCATTTGTTTCTGCTGCCTGTGTGATAAAGTTTCTCAACTCTCAAAGCTAAAAGTCTTCCAGAAAATGGGAGGTGGGGGAGAagctttttaagctttttttttttcttttggggtggggatgaCGGAAAGAGAGAGAATACTGCTTAAAACttgtttctgctgaaaaatgaCATATTTCAACAGGTCTTGTTTGTGCTGGAATGCTGTTTACAATTGCTTAATTACATTCACACTGTTTTGTTATAGGAAGTACTGGTATTCTCTAAAACAGcctatttatataaatagctATCGAAATAAGCAGCAAAAAACTAGTTTCCAAAGATTTAGATACTGATGCATATGGAACCATTTTCTGGCATGGAGATGAAAGTGTAAGAGTCATACAgctattgctttttctttgtcttctttctgtGGTTTGCTTAGCTTGAGCTTTCAGTATGAAACTTGCTATGGAGATCCAGGTGTGACTTTGAtatcagctgctggctgtggcatcttttcatttttacagcaaaaCCTTCTTAATCCACCTGAATGCACTGCTTAGTGGACCTAGGTGCCAGACCTCAGTGCAGGAAGCATTGATCTGTGCTAGCAGTGTTGCGACATTTTCTTGTTCTCCTGCAGTGCTTTCAACTTCTTTTCACTTGGTTGCTTGTAAGTCCTTTCTACTCTGATCTTTACTTGATTTTCTTGTGAGTAAGTCAAAATCAGGTCCCTTAGTATCTGTCCTAGCTTTAGTAGAGCCTTGTCTGACTGGGGATTTGTGTGTATATTCGAATGGGCATACGCAGCTTGGATAGGAGAAGGTGTTTTGTGTACTTAAGCACAGTTTGATACCTTGTCTGGATTTGATAACTCTTAATGCTGTTAACAGTAACGCTGTGTTTATTCTGAATGCTAGTAAGAATTTAATGACTTCAGTGTAAGCATAATGATGTGTTTGTCCATGTCACCTGGAAATGAGTAGCTGTCTTCTTGTGTTTGTGGCAATACTGCCAGGGTGTCAAAGGTTTTGGAGTCACGCAGTGCAGATATGGTAGGGGAATTCCCTATTATCTAAAGGGAGGGGATGTGAATAATGTGGGGAAGTGTTTGAGATAAGTACGTGGCAGAATATGTAGGTTAAATGTAGTCCCAGAGCTGGTCTTACAGTGACAGTGAAACTTTGTTGTGCAGGAATAATtttctgctacagaaatttTGTGTAAACCAAAGTAGCATCTTAAATAATGCAAGCTTACTCCTTTTCATGTAACTTGACCAGAAGTAATGATTGTGCCTGCTCAGAGGTGGTGGTGTGTCGTAGTCCGTGTGCACCTGGATAATCTTACCAGTGAAGTCTCCAAAACTGGAGACATGGATTTTGTGTTCTGATTCTCAATAAGACTGAAGTAATTGGATGACTGTTACGTCCAGCTACTGGCAAAGGTTaattttttgaaattaatttctaaagTCTGAGTTACTAAAATGCATACTGGACttaattgaaaatgttttctaataaaatagTATCTTGAAGCAGCGCTCTACGCTTCCTCAGGAAAAGAGGTCGTCTAGGGCTAACAGTTgtgagggaaaggaaaaagaaagcacagaaattcACTGTCTTCCTCAAAGagataaaatactttttcccccccccccccccccccctgtaTTGGATAAAAATCTCTTTGGCTAGGTTATAAAATGACATACAAAACTATTTCAAGTCCATAAACCTTGGAGTATATGATGGCTAGATTCTTAAATGATGGCTTTAAAATGTGAAGTCATAAAGTGGGACTGTTGAAAGTGGGACTGACTATCCATCCAAAATTCAGGTGCTATAGTTCTGTCACTTGAGGTTCTTGACCCTTCTGTCTTGGTCATGTTGCTCCATATGAAGTAGGGAAGAGCAGGGTCAAGAAGTCTTACTCAGGTGCATAACATCAAGTAAGCAGGAGTAATATGTGAGTTTTATTGTTGTCATACTGTTTCAAACACTTTTGTTCAAACTGGATGGGAACTTGCTTTCCTGAAGCAGACTTTACACAAACAGTAGGTCTGAAGAGGTTCTAATTGTAAACATAGTGAAAATTGCTTGACTGCTTCAACACCTCAGATAGCAGCACCTAGCAGAAATAAACCAGAGGGGGGCTTTGTGATTCACCAGTGCTTTAATGAACACCTTGTATGTCCTGCTATTGCCAGTGGTAACAGCATTTCCCTGGGAGCTCCCCCTGTGGGGGATGAGACTTGAGTCTGCTATGAGTTGTTCTCCTGTATTGCTCTTTCCTGGTGCTCCAGCTACGTGGGTTGGGATTTCTGGATGTAGCCCCAGTGACTTCTGACCCTTAGGTTAAAGGGATGGATGTTTGGAGGCTTGGGGAATAACTTCTGTAAATTCTAACCCTGTGTTCAACTGATTGTTAGTAACAACTAAAATACTAGTGAAACCTTTTTCATGCTTCTACTGATGAGTAAGTATCTGGTGAACTTTCCAGCAGCAGTAAAACAAGATCTGCTTATAAAGGTCTGCAGATAAGCCTTAACTACTGCGTATGGCTTTAGCTGCTACTGAGCTAGAGCTGATGTCACGCTCTTAAGCTGACAAGTGAGTAAGAGGTGCAAACAATTGAGCTGTGCAGCTGGGGTAACAAGATGCTGTTCAGCTCCCTCACAGGTGAGCTCCCTCTGGCTCTTTGGCAATGCCTCGGGGAGGAGCGGAGGAGCAGCGTGTGCCCTTCTAACAAGGCCGAATATAAGATGTTAGAGCCGCAGAGCCCGGTGGCGGTGGTGGAGGTGACTTTTAATGCCGACCCAGCGGAAGGAGGGGCTGCGTTCAGATCCCAGCAGAAAGGGAAAGTGGCTGCGGACGGCGCCAACTTCCTCGCCCTCTgccgcggggcggggagggggcgggacGCGCCTTTGTGACGCAGGCGCGGCGCGGCGTCGTCATTGGCTGGCGGGGCGGGGGCGTGGCGCGGAGGGGCGCGGCGTGGCGCGCCGGCCGGGCGGCCATGTGGACCGAGGTGTGCACGGCGGCGGCGTTCATCACCCGCCTCCTGCGGGCCGCCGGCGGTATCGGCGAGGAGCGGCTGCGGTGCTTCCGAGAGTGCCTGCAGGAGGCGCTGTGCGGTgagccggggggcggcggcgtcGGGGGGCCCCGGCCCGGtggcggggcgcggggccgcggTGACGCTGCTCTTTGTTCCTCCCGCAGAGCGGTACAAGCACCACTGGTTCCCCCTGGCGCCCTCCAAGGGCTCCGGGTACCGCTGCATTAGGATCAACCACAAGATGGACCCCTTGATAGTCGAGGCGGCGGGGATGATTGGGCTGAGCCACGAGAggctcttccagctcctgcccagcGAATTGACTCTTTGGGTCGACCCTTTCGAGGTGTCCTATCGTATAGGTGAAAACGGCTCTATCTGCGTCCTTTACAAAAGTCCCCAGCCGAGGTAGGAGACGACCAAACCGCTGGAGAGTGGGACCAGCCGTAAGGAGCAGCAGATCCAGCCCTTCCAAGAATTACAACATGATGACAGCTTCTAGTTCAGTTCCTGTTCCTTGTTCAACGATGCATATATATCCTGGTTTCTGATAAAAGTAGATTGAACAGAGCtcttgcattcttttttttatttgtagtgGTAGTATTTTCCACCCTATAGTCATTCAAGCCGTAGTAGCACTGCCAAGTTCTTTGTGGCCAAGGGCTAATGTATAAAGCAGCTCTTTAAGCTGCTTGTTACTCTGGATCACGTACTGTAAATGCACTGTGCAGTCAGCTGACTGTTTTACACGTTTATATTTTCAAGGAAGTACTAGCTATTTGCAATAAGAAAGCAATATTGTAGCACTCCTCATGATGAATTTTTGTCAAGGTTAGCACTTGGTTTAAAAAAACTCAACTTGCAAAACAATAACAcgggattaaaaacaaatttagcAAGCTGCACATAAATCTTTCCAGTGACTTGTCTGCACAGAGTTTTCTCAGGGTCGTTCAAGTTTGGCTGTAAGGCACAAATAACAAAAAGTAACTTCTATTTTTAACTCTTTCAAAGCATGCATTTATGTCGGGGCTGGGTTTCATCTTTCCCCAACGTTTTGATAAAAGGGATTGGGGAAATAGTTATCTTGTTATTTCTTGTTATTGAAGTAGAATAATAAAGATTTGTTCAAACTGCTTTTgacttctgttgttgtttttgaaacGTTGCTCTGAAAGCTTTCTATAGCTCTTCCTAATCATTTCAGATACTCTACCTTTAAGGTGAAGCCCTTAATATTCACCCTTATTTCAGATAGCTACAACAATCTTAATTTAAGCTCAGACGCAAGGTGTCTGAGTAGAGCTGTGTGGTTTTTCAGTGTGTGCTGTATGAAACTGGAagcaaaattgtttttctaaCACTCGATCAGTTACACGAATGTTTTTGAGTTCATTGGGAGATGGAGTTAATGTTTAAAACTGCAACTTAAAGCCATGTTGAAAGCTGGAGTCAAACACTAATGATAAGCATCACTTAACTGTTGTGATTTTTCTGGGAAACAAGAAACTGCCATTTCTTGAGTTAGGTTGGATTCCTTCTCATCTTGTCTGTGTCTCTAGGGACTGTTAGGTACAAATTAGGTAATAAATCAAACACAGCGGTTTCAATGTAATATTAAAACTTTGTTTCTGATTTACATGGAGACTCCAAAATGGGATTTGGTTCCTCAGAGCTGTGTTAAGTCAGAAGCTGTGGCTTGTAAGGCAGCTGTGGAAGACTGCACAGTTGTTCTCTGGTAGCCCAGTGCTCAGTCAGAGCTGGATACTTGATGAAGGAGCTTTGTCTGGTGGTAGGatgtcagcaaaaaaaaaaatatatatatataaaaattttaCACCATGTCAATAACATGATAAAACATACAGTGAAGGGGCAAGTCTGGGCAAACTGGAAAGGGCAGAACTCCAGCCTGCATGAAGATGTTAGTTCTTTGTTTGCATTAGAAGCAGCTGTGGCTTATTCACTGCTGTTTGCCTTGATTACTGTTTGCCTTGTTATTTTGGAGGCAGGCTCATCTAGCAGTCTGTTTCATCTGAACAATGTGCATAGTGCCATATCCTTAGTAGTTAAAACTTggtgaagaataaaaatacaattgttTTTCTAGTCTGTTACTCCAATAAATGAGTTTCTGGGTTATcttaagtaaaaaatatttataaaaaaataaacttgctgCAAGACCttaaaagagtgaaaaatccatTCTTATGAcgttgttttatgtttttagtAACACCTTTTCCTGTGATAGAATTGCCTGTACGGGATATTTATTTAGGACCTCTAAGAGACAAATTTGTGTTTGTTGCTAACTGTATGAAGTAACTTTAAATCTACTAAGGAGAGGTGCCCCCTTTGGATAAGTGTCATTTGCAGGATAACTGGCCTTGCTGCATGCTAGATGAGCATAGCTTGGCTGAAAGGATGTAGCACAGCGTTCAGCTGAACAGGGGCTTTTATGGAGCAGTAAGTGTTCAAGGGAGCGGAGTTAGAGGTGAATGAGGACACCGGGCATGGTTTCCAGATAGTGGGTGTGGTTTGACAGACAAGCAGGGTACAGTAGCTGTTTTTGGATGTTCTTTTCTTGTGTGCTGCGTAAGAGCAGAGAAGAGCCTGGGTGAATCCAGCTCTGGTGTACTCTGCTTCTCATTTATTAATcatcctcctccagcagcacacaCTTGGTACACTGTATAATAGCTTGCATCTAGCATCCTGTGCCCCGCTTGCTAGAACCTACTCTGGAAATGTGATGCTAACCATTAAAAGGGACACTTTTGTCTGTGTAATTCAAGTTCAGTTTCATACGCTTGTGCTGCAGGTGCAGAGTTCAAGTTACTCTGCaggtggaggaggctgggaCTCAGTGGAGCAAACACCTGATCTGCAAGTAAAGAGACCAGACTAGTTTGCGACATCTAGAGCTTCATTCCACTGCTTTACAAACATGTCCAAGAGCTCTTGGACAGtgctgtgagaaacaaaggccTTTCTGTGAGAACAGAGCACTTGGTAGTAAAGGAGGCTGTTGTTGGCAGGAAGAAAGGTGCCATCACTTTTTCAGGAAAACTGTTGATAAGTAAAGCTAGAAGAAACATTTACACATGAAACAGGATGTGTTTGCCTGTTTCTTAAAAAGATTGCCTTGCTGCAAAGATGCTTATTTAAAAGCTTTGTCCTTATGAGCTGTGTCGTAGTTTAACACGACAGCTGTAAAACCCATGCAATGCAGAAGGTCCCATTAGTTTACATACCCTTACCACTTACGTACTGCAGGTCCTATATAGCACGCCCCGATTCATTATTCACAGCTAAAAAATAGAGAGGGTTTTAGTTATGGTCTGAAAAGGTCAAGAGGTAAGGGTATTGTCTGCTCTCTGTATTTGTTTAAGGCTGTTACAATTAGTGTTAGTTCAAGGGGGGATTTGGCAGGTTTTAAATGTGATCTGTAAACATTGGTGTCCTCATTCCTTTATCTTCAAGAGGAAGAAGCCTTTCAGTGTGGCTTCCTGGATGTACTTCATACTGTAATCAAGGTCAGTctggtttttcttttcaggattAAAAAGACTAAGCCTTGTAAGTTTGTGTAAATCGTACTCTTCTAACTAGGAATCACACATATGCTTCCTGCAaactcattcatttctttaataTGTGCATGAGTGTGCTCTTAAGAAATGAGTGTAGTGAACCAACTGACCCAAACCTCGTTTCTCACCCTTTGCAGCTCTGCCATCAGTGATGTTACTCTGATTTTCACTTCActgagaacactgaaaaattaattcagaTCTAGTACTGCCATAAGCAGAAGATAGCACATTTAACAGTTAACCTATTTTTAATTCACTCAGTG
It encodes the following:
- the LOC113845057 gene encoding protein BTG2-like produces the protein MWTEVCTAAAFITRLLRAAGGIGEERLRCFRECLQEALCERYKHHWFPLAPSKGSGYRCIRINHKMDPLIVEAAGMIGLSHERLFQLLPSELTLWVDPFEVSYRIGENGSICVLYKSPQPRCRVQVTLQVEEAGTQWSKHLICK